The proteins below come from a single Pieris brassicae chromosome 1, ilPieBrab1.1, whole genome shotgun sequence genomic window:
- the LOC123713931 gene encoding uncharacterized protein LOC123713931 isoform X1: protein MKLQCLFGGFLCLAAIIDVVTPLCVLESDFGFKINCAFKKSGLFRVRNLGGIKAHASLGFSLGDELGFDQSLTNQDPSRRRSVSLKNGAPNILVDTTNRPAKQEKRGKQNRIMMRPVPQQGRPNQAAMNKLSTLHKRLTTTMQPIIVSGQIDPNRAQPTITMAKPMAMGVPAFKPLPPKEETLKVLPIATRKTFTPLDIPQGMTYESENKPILHDNVSKMVSQMRIKPIKSVNPFVPMPAPNQRFSPTSNLPSNFNPTSNLQSNFNPTSNLPSNFNPSYNIPATFNPASNFIDPVSHQVQDLAYNTKKVDDYNTISGYSDDTTLKLNKEDINSKIAEIAKAGNISMEAVEAAIALRQQQLLNKYANIQIPTTTTTKEPPVVFELEPEPEIIVAPPPQKPKRNPTLGKVMNAPREYYPVGYEKNFDDHFQSKVDLPDTNFHCGDQKYFPGLYGDENLGCMVFHVCALTDDGLVMKSFLCPESTLFDQTILKCNWWFYVDCKNTASLYDTNIPVSKSYQLMKALTFFSSYKKEIEDGHPTNPEEIGGIKDAISILENHDSKTSDTEKVEIITPSPTPLIDERHNKREEITPVYRGNRKLNNTRDSNEFRLITVGAGINFNSTKKPERRRLANRFNRNSTTVSPSTETTTVEEKPTIEKEDNPSVEKEEKLTDQIEPDTLLKEAETAAPVRRFYRSSAEKEIAIINNEKVQIVRPTQIRSTSILDEAVLGKSYARFKREVLRIPHSR from the exons atgaagttGCAGTGTTTATTTGGTGGATTTTTATGTCTTGCTGCTATTATAG atgTAGTGACGCCACTCTGCGTACTGGAATCAGACTTTGGCTTCAAAATAAACTGCGCCTTCAAAAAATCGGGTCTCTTCAGAGTACGGAATCTTGGTGGAATTAAAGCACACGCTAGTTTAg GTTTCAGTCTTGGTGACGAACTTGGTTTTGACCAGTCCTTAACGAACCAGGATCCGAGTCGAAGAAGATCTGTAAGTTTAAAGAATGGAGCGCCAAATATTCTTGTGGATACAACAAATAGACCTGCAAAGCAAgag AAACGGGGCAAACAGAACAGAATTATGATGCGGCCGGTTCCTCAACAAGGTCGCCCTAATCAAGCGGCTATGAATAAACTGAGTACTTTGCACAAACGTCTCACAACCACCATGCAACCAATCATCGTTTCTGGACAAATTGACCCGAACAGGGCACAACCAACAATCACTATGGCGAAGCCAATGGCCATGGGCGTACCCGCTTTCAAACCGCTACCCCCTAAAGAAGAAACTCTCAAAGTTCTACCCATCGCAACAAGAAAAACTTTTACGCCGCTAGATATACCCCAAGGAATGACGTATGAAAGTGAGAATAAACCAATTTTACATGATAATGTATCTAAAATGGTATCACAAATGCGCATCAAACCCATAAAATCGGTTAACCCATTCGTACCCATGCCAGCACCGAATCAGCGGTTTTCCCCCACTTCTAACTTACCATCAAACTTTAACCCCACTTCTAACTTACAATCAAACTTTAACCCCACTTCTAACTTACCATCAAACTTTAACCCTTCTTATAACATACCAGCAACCTTTAATCccgcttctaattttatagacCCAGTCTCCCACCAAGTGCAAGATTTGGCATACAATACCAAGAAAGTTGACGATTATAATACTATAAGTGGATACAGCGACGACACGACTTTAAAGCTAAATAAGGAAgatataaattctaaaatcgCTGAAATAGCGAAAGCTGGAAATATTTCTATGGAAGCAGTAGAAGCGGCGATAGCGTTGAGGCAACAGCAGTTGTTGAATAAATACGCGAATATTCAAATACCAACAACAACGACGACGAAAGAGCCACCTGTTGTTTTTGAGTTAGAACCGGAACCGGAAATCATCGTTGCGCCACCACCACAGAAACCTAAGAG GAACCCAACGTTAGGGAAAGTAATGAATGCCCCAAGGGAGTATTATCCTGTTGGTTACGAGAAGAACTTTGATGACCACTTCCAGTCCAAGGTGGACCTTCCTGACACAAACTTCCACTGTGGGGACCAGAAGTACTTCCCTGGATTGTATGGAGATGAGAATCTTGGTTGTATg GTATTCCACGTATGCGCATTAACAGACGATGGACTGGTCATGAAATCTTTCCTTTGCCCGGAGTCGACTCTCTTCGACCAAACCATTCTGAAATGCAACTGGTGGTTCTACGTCGACTGCAAAAACACCGCTTCCTTATATGACACTAATATACCTGTATCTAAAAGTTATCAGTTGATGAAAGCGCTGACATTCTTCAGCTCGTATAAGAAGGAAATTGAGGATg GTCATCCAACAAATCCAGAAGAAATCGGCGGCATCAAAGATGCAATATCCATTCTAGAAAACCATGATTCTAAAACATCCGATACAGAAAAAGTAGAAATTATAACTCCATCACCGACGCCACTCATTGACGAAAGACATAATAAAAGAGAAGAAATAACACCAGTCTATCGTGggaatagaaaattaaataatacaagagACTCAAATGAATTCAGATTAATTACAGTAGGAGCCGGAATCAACTTTAATTCCACAAAAAAACCAGAAAGACGAAGACTTGCAAATAGGTTTAATAGAAATTCTACTACAGTAAGCCCTTCTACTGAAACAACAACAGTGGAAGAAAAGCCAACAATTGAAAAAGAAGATAATCCAAGTGTTGAAAAAGAAGAAAAGTTAACAGACCAAATAGAACcggatacattattaaaagaagCAGAAACCGCAGCGCCAGTAAGGAGATTCTATAGATCCAGCGCAGAGAAGGAAAtagcaataattaataatgagaAAGTTCAAATTGTTAGACCAACTCAAATTAGATCTACGTCTATACTAGATGAAGCGGTGTTAGGCAAATCATATGCGCGGTTTAAAAGGGAAGTCTTAAGAATACCTCATAGTCGATAG
- the LOC123713931 gene encoding uncharacterized protein LOC123713931 isoform X2 — MKLQCLFGGFLCLAAIIDVVTPLCVLESDFGFKINCAFKKSGLFRVRNLGGIKAHASLGFSLGDELGFDQSLTNQDPSRRRSVSLKNGAPNILVDTTNRPAKQEKRGKQNRIMMRPVPQQGRPNQAAMNKLSTLHKRLTTTMQPIIVSGQIDPNRAQPTITMAKPMAMGVPAFKPLPPKEETLKVLPIATRKTFTPLDIPQGMTYENPVSHQVQDLAYNTKKVDDYNTISGYSDDTTLKLNKEDINSKIAEIAKAGNISMEAVEAAIALRQQQLLNKYANIQIPTTTTTKEPPVVFELEPEPEIIVAPPPQKPKRNPTLGKVMNAPREYYPVGYEKNFDDHFQSKVDLPDTNFHCGDQKYFPGLYGDENLGCMVFHVCALTDDGLVMKSFLCPESTLFDQTILKCNWWFYVDCKNTASLYDTNIPVSKSYQLMKALTFFSSYKKEIEDGHPTNPEEIGGIKDAISILENHDSKTSDTEKVEIITPSPTPLIDERHNKREEITPVYRGNRKLNNTRDSNEFRLITVGAGINFNSTKKPERRRLANRFNRNSTTVSPSTETTTVEEKPTIEKEDNPSVEKEEKLTDQIEPDTLLKEAETAAPVRRFYRSSAEKEIAIINNEKVQIVRPTQIRSTSILDEAVLGKSYARFKREVLRIPHSR; from the exons atgaagttGCAGTGTTTATTTGGTGGATTTTTATGTCTTGCTGCTATTATAG atgTAGTGACGCCACTCTGCGTACTGGAATCAGACTTTGGCTTCAAAATAAACTGCGCCTTCAAAAAATCGGGTCTCTTCAGAGTACGGAATCTTGGTGGAATTAAAGCACACGCTAGTTTAg GTTTCAGTCTTGGTGACGAACTTGGTTTTGACCAGTCCTTAACGAACCAGGATCCGAGTCGAAGAAGATCTGTAAGTTTAAAGAATGGAGCGCCAAATATTCTTGTGGATACAACAAATAGACCTGCAAAGCAAgag AAACGGGGCAAACAGAACAGAATTATGATGCGGCCGGTTCCTCAACAAGGTCGCCCTAATCAAGCGGCTATGAATAAACTGAGTACTTTGCACAAACGTCTCACAACCACCATGCAACCAATCATCGTTTCTGGACAAATTGACCCGAACAGGGCACAACCAACAATCACTATGGCGAAGCCAATGGCCATGGGCGTACCCGCTTTCAAACCGCTACCCCCTAAAGAAGAAACTCTCAAAGTTCTACCCATCGCAACAAGAAAAACTTTTACGCCGCTAGATATACCCCAAGGAATGACGTATGAAA acCCAGTCTCCCACCAAGTGCAAGATTTGGCATACAATACCAAGAAAGTTGACGATTATAATACTATAAGTGGATACAGCGACGACACGACTTTAAAGCTAAATAAGGAAgatataaattctaaaatcgCTGAAATAGCGAAAGCTGGAAATATTTCTATGGAAGCAGTAGAAGCGGCGATAGCGTTGAGGCAACAGCAGTTGTTGAATAAATACGCGAATATTCAAATACCAACAACAACGACGACGAAAGAGCCACCTGTTGTTTTTGAGTTAGAACCGGAACCGGAAATCATCGTTGCGCCACCACCACAGAAACCTAAGAG GAACCCAACGTTAGGGAAAGTAATGAATGCCCCAAGGGAGTATTATCCTGTTGGTTACGAGAAGAACTTTGATGACCACTTCCAGTCCAAGGTGGACCTTCCTGACACAAACTTCCACTGTGGGGACCAGAAGTACTTCCCTGGATTGTATGGAGATGAGAATCTTGGTTGTATg GTATTCCACGTATGCGCATTAACAGACGATGGACTGGTCATGAAATCTTTCCTTTGCCCGGAGTCGACTCTCTTCGACCAAACCATTCTGAAATGCAACTGGTGGTTCTACGTCGACTGCAAAAACACCGCTTCCTTATATGACACTAATATACCTGTATCTAAAAGTTATCAGTTGATGAAAGCGCTGACATTCTTCAGCTCGTATAAGAAGGAAATTGAGGATg GTCATCCAACAAATCCAGAAGAAATCGGCGGCATCAAAGATGCAATATCCATTCTAGAAAACCATGATTCTAAAACATCCGATACAGAAAAAGTAGAAATTATAACTCCATCACCGACGCCACTCATTGACGAAAGACATAATAAAAGAGAAGAAATAACACCAGTCTATCGTGggaatagaaaattaaataatacaagagACTCAAATGAATTCAGATTAATTACAGTAGGAGCCGGAATCAACTTTAATTCCACAAAAAAACCAGAAAGACGAAGACTTGCAAATAGGTTTAATAGAAATTCTACTACAGTAAGCCCTTCTACTGAAACAACAACAGTGGAAGAAAAGCCAACAATTGAAAAAGAAGATAATCCAAGTGTTGAAAAAGAAGAAAAGTTAACAGACCAAATAGAACcggatacattattaaaagaagCAGAAACCGCAGCGCCAGTAAGGAGATTCTATAGATCCAGCGCAGAGAAGGAAAtagcaataattaataatgagaAAGTTCAAATTGTTAGACCAACTCAAATTAGATCTACGTCTATACTAGATGAAGCGGTGTTAGGCAAATCATATGCGCGGTTTAAAAGGGAAGTCTTAAGAATACCTCATAGTCGATAG
- the LOC123710034 gene encoding tol-Pal system protein TolA-like: MKIRSLIILTLVVSSCAFPSQKRQSEGEDRQIGELQARDNRIRQKPRDCKSKCASSIAQKAAAEAKAAQAAQNAAGAQAAHMVKTQLAEKALQAAKAAEAALAGKQAVVEQLQQEVKEAEAVVAENTASVHQNQGALNLGQQAAQQAAAQHKLLTQAAQLAAQLEKAANGLLEKLKIGVQEKCHNLAESRARLAHLQHKLQCACAECAATKQAAHSACEAARAACGNARKKKHVIAKRNDLIPKISKHGR, from the exons ATGAAAATACGTTCGCTAATCATTTTGACTCTCGTCGTGTCTTCGTGTGCATTTCCATCCCAGAAGAGGCAATCGGAAGGTGAAGACCGTCAAATAGGAGAATTGCAAGCAAGGGATAACAGAATCAGACAAAAACCCCGAGACTGCAAATCTAAGTGCGCATCAAGTATAGCACAGAAAGCAGCAGCAGAAGCGAAAGCAGCTCAAGCAGCTCAAAACGCCGCGGGGGCTCAAGCAGCTCACatg gtaaAGACTCAACTAGCGGAAAAAGCTCTGCAAGCGGCGAAGGCAGCAGAAGCAGCACTTGCCGGAAAACAAGCTGTTGTTGAACAACTACAGCAGGAAGTTAAGGAAGCTGAAGCTGTTGTTGCAGAAAACACAGCTTCAGTACATCAAAACCAAGGTGCATTGAACTTAGGTCAACAAGCAGCGCAACAGGCTGCAGCACAg caCAAGCTTTTGACACAAGCAGCACAACTTGCAGCTCAATTAGAGAAGGCTGCGAACGGACTTCTGGAGAAACTAAAGATTGGTGTGCAAGAAAAATGTCATAATTTAGCTGAATCCCGAGCAAGATTAGCTCATCTTCAACATAAGCTACAATGTGCTTGCGCTGAATGCGCAGCAACAAAACAAGCTGCACATAGCGCTTGTGAAGCTGCTAGGGCTGCTTGTGGTAATGCAAGAAAAAAGAAACATGTAATCGCTAAGAGAAATGATCTGATACCGAAAATATCTAAACATGGACGATGA
- the LOC123720881 gene encoding uncharacterized protein LOC123720881 encodes MQLTDIFYVTLLVVVTATFAQEYEENRELRKTKKHNIRKRETIVLYDNFPVDPIYKSKPSVVYRRISHQRHNTKPNYGPPRTKYRYVKPSRRPLKKYKKTPPKYGPPTRKKRPYKLRYGPPKYSQKPYFGATIKYHHMFSSSEPVGFGEPPNDFYQQYSNLKQSFAEPPSEFPSLSKATYNVYQLQDFSPMSLDTQQAFDLDNKHWNPFQNNLNLDTSLDFTNKQPTFQTRETQFDVPDDDMNAYVEYKNRDRPLTAEEEHNVYETRRQPYFIDDIISTKPKRIMKPKTEAEEVVVGGQYAEPPARIVHKSYSEDHPYEDDISADIGYVDPDVAASATISPYVNYKNSNLAFSPQNLNDAFSIIDKK; translated from the coding sequence gtaGTCGTTACTGCTACATTTGCACAAGAGTATGAAGAAAATCGCGAATTAAGGAAgacaaaaaaacataacataagaAAGCGTGAAACTATAGTTCTGTATGATAATTTTCCTGTAGACCcgatatataaaagtaaaccTAGCGTGGTCTATCGAAGAATATCGCACCAAAGACATAATACGAAACCGAATTATGGACCACCTAGAACGAAGTATAGATACGTAAAACCATCAAGACGAcctctaaaaaaatataagaaaacacCACCAAAGTATGGACCACCCACAAGAAAGAAACGACCATATAAACTTAGATATGGACCTCCAAAGTATAGCCAAAAACCTTATTTTGGAgctacaataaaatatcaccATATGTTTTCATCATCAGAACCTGTTGGATTTGGAGAACCGCCAAATGACTTTTACCAACAGTACAGTAACCTAAAGCAATCATTTGCAGAACCACCATCAGAATTTCCCAGTCTATCTAAGGCCACTTACAATGTGTATCAATTGCAAGATTTCAGCCCAATGAGCCTTGATACGCAACAAGCTTTCGACCTGGACAATAAACATTGGAAtccatttcaaaataatttaaacttagaTACAAGCTTAGATTTTACCAACAAACAACCAACTTTTCAAACACGGGAAACACAATTTGATGTACCCGACGACGATATGAACGCATATGTAGAATACAAAAACAGAGATCGCCCCCTAACCGCTGAGGAAGAACATAATGTATATGAAACAAGAAGACAGCCGTACTTTATTGATGATATTATTTCCACCAAACCTAAGagaataatgaaaccaaaaaCTGAAGCAGAAGAAGTAGTGGTAGGAGGTCAGTACGCAGAACCACCCGCGAGGATTGTGCACAAAAGCTACTCCGAAGACCATCCATATGAAGATGATATTTCTGCGGATATAGGTTACGTAGATCCTGACGTAGCTGCTTCAGCAACTATATCTCCATAtgttaactataaaaatagtaatctaGCATTTAGTCCTCAAAATCTAAATGATGCTTTTagtataattgataaaaaataa